In Cherax quadricarinatus isolate ZL_2023a chromosome 15, ASM3850222v1, whole genome shotgun sequence, the following proteins share a genomic window:
- the LOC128692102 gene encoding c-Myc-binding protein-like isoform X3, with product MDSEREKFRTYIEKSGVMSALTDALVHLYEETERPPDALQYIKSTLGTRSADGDRIRMFEEKVKEMQNTIESQKATIEAQQSEIAYLKECLTQAQANKLPPEDATQA from the exons ATGGATTCTGAACGAGAAAAGTTTCGTACTTACATTGAAAAATCGGGGGTCATGTCTGCATTGACTGATGCTCTCGTACATCTCTATGAAGAAACTGAGAGGCCTCCTGATGCCCTCCAATACATCAAAAGCACTCTAGGCACAAGATCAGCTGATGGTGACCGGATACGGATGTTTGAGGAAAAG GTGAAAGAAATGCAGAACACTATTGAATCGCAGAAGGCAACAATTGAAGCTCAGCAGTCGGAAATTGCTTATCTTAAGGAATGCTTGACCCAGGCACAAGCAAATAAGTTACCCCCTGAAGATGCAACACAAGCTTAG
- the LOC128692102 gene encoding c-Myc-binding protein-like isoform X2, whose amino-acid sequence MERNINFKSMDSEREKFRTYIEKSGVMSALTDALVHLYEETERPPDALQYIKSTLGTRSADGDRIRMFEEKVKEMQNTIESQKATIEAQQSEIAYLKECLTQAQANKLPPEDATQA is encoded by the exons AGCATGGATTCTGAACGAGAAAAGTTTCGTACTTACATTGAAAAATCGGGGGTCATGTCTGCATTGACTGATGCTCTCGTACATCTCTATGAAGAAACTGAGAGGCCTCCTGATGCCCTCCAATACATCAAAAGCACTCTAGGCACAAGATCAGCTGATGGTGACCGGATACGGATGTTTGAGGAAAAG GTGAAAGAAATGCAGAACACTATTGAATCGCAGAAGGCAACAATTGAAGCTCAGCAGTCGGAAATTGCTTATCTTAAGGAATGCTTGACCCAGGCACAAGCAAATAAGTTACCCCCTGAAGATGCAACACAAGCTTAG